The sequence below is a genomic window from Caldanaerobius fijiensis DSM 17918.
ATGAGAAGCTGGATGACCAGGATGTGTGCACTCGTCCTGAAAGATGGTTTGAAAAGGATTGCTAAGAAGATGGACTATAGTGAGCATGGAGGAGCACCCCTTTTGGGGATTAACGGTGCATGCATTAAGGCCCACGGCACGTCAAACGCCAAAGCGATAAAGAATGCTATATTTCAAGCCAGAAAGTATGTAAGCGAAGGGGCGATCGATTATATCCGCAAAGAAATTGTGTCAGAAGTAGATGTAAGTGGAACATAATTTGGTATAATAAAAGAAAGTATAAGATATTGAGGGGAGTAATAAAATGGCAGACAGGTTTTTTAAGTTCACCATATCTACACAAAGACCCCAGGAATTTATAGATATAACGTTGTATGTAAAAAGGGTGATAAATGAAAGCGGGATCAAGGATGGCATCGCAGTGGTGTTTTGTCCTCATACCACAGCAGGTATAACCATAAATGAAAATTCTGACCCCGATGTGGTAAGGGATATAATGTCAGCGCTGGAAAAAGCATTTCCTGTGAAGGGTGATTATAGGCATATAGAAGGGAATTCTCATGCACATATAAAGGCGTCTTTGATGGGTTCCAGCTGCAACATCATAGTAAAAGACGGGGAGTTGGTATTGGGTGTATGGCAAGGTATATATTTCTGCGAGTTTGATGGGCCGAGAAAGCGTAGCTTTTTTGTAAAAATTGTAGAAGGATAATACACTAAATATTAAAAGAGAGGGGGGATAAAATGATTATAACGAGAAGGGCGAGGGAAAAAGATGTTAAGGATATAATACAGTTAGCTGATTTGATATTCAGAATAAACAACAATTTAAAACCATCCATGGGTATTCAGTTTCCGTTTTTGTTGTCCGAGAAAAATGCCTCTAATTTGTTAGTTGCTGAAGATGATGGTAGGATCATATCCCATGTTGGGATAAAAATAGGAAAAATACTGGTAAATGGTTGCTGGATTCCTATAGCCAGCATGGGTTCGGTGTGTACGCATCCTGATTACAGGAGGCGAAATATAGCGGGAACCTTAGTGGATCAGGCCATGGAGATGATACAGGAAAAAGGCGTATACCTTTTGACTATATCGGGAAGCTTACCTCTTTACACCGGTAGGGGTGCTGTTTTCACAGGGGGAATCAGAAAATATTTCTTAAATAAAGAAAACGTATCAAGCACTTTATCAATAGATGTTAGCATAGAAGAGATAAATGATGAAAATATCTCGGTGTTTTCTGCGCTGTATCAAAGCGAGAACATAAGGTACGAAAGGACTAAAGATGAATTTACGGTACTGTACAGGGCATATCCGATGGTGGCAACTTATCCGGCAAATAAAGCGGGATTA
It includes:
- a CDS encoding secondary thiamine-phosphate synthase enzyme YjbQ; translation: MADRFFKFTISTQRPQEFIDITLYVKRVINESGIKDGIAVVFCPHTTAGITINENSDPDVVRDIMSALEKAFPVKGDYRHIEGNSHAHIKASLMGSSCNIIVKDGELVLGVWQGIYFCEFDGPRKRSFFVKIVEG
- a CDS encoding GNAT family N-acetyltransferase, producing MIITRRAREKDVKDIIQLADLIFRINNNLKPSMGIQFPFLLSEKNASNLLVAEDDGRIISHVGIKIGKILVNGCWIPIASMGSVCTHPDYRRRNIAGTLVDQAMEMIQEKGVYLLTISGSLPLYTGRGAVFTGGIRKYFLNKENVSSTLSIDVSIEEINDENISVFSALYQSENIRYERTKDEFTVLYRAYPMVATYPANKAGLLARTHDGRPLAYVICHFNNDRCVITEYAGSRIAVNSIVKHILTRYTVNSVEIDINMYETEFIQLYRGIQSDERYCACTYLIVNPQKFIDVIDPILKERNYDKPLDELMKDRSEFTHFVFDYYNRKDYGNMDGGVFPIPLPSPVGLNYI